In Bacillus toyonensis BCT-7112, a single window of DNA contains:
- a CDS encoding sulfotransferase family 2 domain-containing protein, with protein sequence MFDSSVLRIISTHSRIPNYHRNFPIILFWSQKSGCTSLANWFFYQIDLLQTALSYSPFIHNYEYHIYKNTPAYSVQLGIALREKQKETFKLVRNPYRRAVSSFVSLIAPPYVENPEWKPIRKFLYQDENSPKGISFKQFLYYLFIKGAQADDINPHFTQQYITGEEEYVTNYIYLENFNQEMKELEKRFELKVAPINEFSTSWHHQTPTMIYKGDFSEADITNPLFPRHPTFESFYDTECMQLVQTIFQNDFDTYRYSKEYPY encoded by the coding sequence TTGTTCGATTCTTCTGTATTACGCATCATAAGCACCCATTCAAGAATTCCAAACTATCATAGAAATTTCCCCATCATTCTATTTTGGAGTCAAAAAAGCGGTTGCACCTCTCTTGCTAATTGGTTCTTTTACCAGATTGATTTATTACAAACAGCTCTAAGCTACAGCCCTTTCATTCATAATTATGAATATCATATATACAAAAATACACCTGCCTATAGTGTACAACTAGGTATAGCGTTACGAGAAAAACAAAAAGAAACTTTTAAACTTGTTCGCAACCCTTATAGGAGGGCAGTCAGTTCTTTCGTATCCTTAATTGCACCTCCTTATGTGGAAAATCCCGAATGGAAACCCATCCGAAAGTTTTTATATCAAGATGAAAACTCTCCTAAAGGGATCTCATTTAAACAATTTCTATACTACTTATTTATTAAAGGTGCTCAAGCAGATGACATTAACCCACATTTCACACAACAATATATAACTGGTGAAGAAGAATATGTGACCAATTATATATACTTAGAAAACTTCAATCAGGAAATGAAAGAATTAGAAAAGCGTTTCGAATTAAAAGTTGCACCAATAAATGAGTTCTCAACATCTTGGCATCATCAAACTCCCACCATGATTTATAAAGGGGATTTTAGTGAAGCCGATATTACGAATCCTTTATTCCCTCGCCATCCTACTTTCGAAAGTTTTTACGATACTGAGTGTATGCAGCTCGTTCAAACAATATTTCAAAATGATTTCGATACATATAGATATAGCAAAGAATATCCATACTAA
- a CDS encoding ASCH domain-containing protein: protein MNPLAQTYWDTYWGNNEKPASVTAWQFGDSPNYLAQLVIDGIKTATCSCHIFYELENEPLPTTNDYSIILNSQDEPVAIIKTIEVTVTPMNEVSEEFAIAEGEGDCTYNYWKDTHVRFFTKELNEFGFTFSEDMLLVCERFELIDVKNTAEL, encoded by the coding sequence ATGAATCCATTAGCACAAACATATTGGGATACTTATTGGGGAAACAATGAAAAACCAGCATCTGTTACAGCTTGGCAATTTGGGGATTCCCCTAATTATCTTGCACAATTAGTAATTGATGGTATCAAAACCGCAACATGCTCCTGTCACATTTTTTATGAGTTAGAAAATGAACCACTACCGACGACTAATGATTATAGTATTATACTCAATAGTCAGGATGAACCTGTAGCGATTATTAAAACAATAGAAGTAACTGTAACACCGATGAATGAAGTAAGCGAAGAATTCGCTATCGCTGAAGGCGAAGGAGATTGCACGTATAATTACTGGAAAGACACCCATGTTCGTTTTTTTACAAAGGAACTAAATGAGTTTGGTTTTACTTTTTCTGAAGATATGCTACTCGTTTGCGAACGATTTGAGCTCATTGATGTGAAAAATACAGCAGAACTATAA
- the uppP gene encoding undecaprenyl-diphosphate phosphatase UppP: MSDIIIAFILGIVEGLAEFLPISSTGHLILVGHLLGFEGERAKTFEIVIQLGAILAIAILYYKRLVSLCNIKPLLRKEKKFNAFHVFLGVFPAVVAGLLLHGVIKTYLFQPYTVVIGLVAGAILMIFAEVKKTEATAYSLDDLTYRQALTIGLFQCLAVYPGFSRAGSTISGGLLAKVNYKTASEFSFLIALPVMVGATGLDLLKSWKYLSVDDIPMFAVGFITSFIVAMLAVVTFLKLLEKIGLKPFAYYRILLAILFTLFILL; this comes from the coding sequence ATGAGCGATATCATCATTGCCTTCATACTCGGTATTGTAGAGGGATTAGCAGAATTTTTACCTATCTCTTCTACTGGCCACCTTATATTAGTCGGACATTTATTAGGCTTCGAAGGAGAAAGAGCAAAGACCTTTGAAATCGTTATACAGTTAGGCGCAATTTTAGCTATTGCGATTTTATACTATAAACGCCTTGTTTCTTTATGTAATATTAAACCTCTTCTACGAAAAGAGAAAAAATTCAACGCATTCCATGTATTTCTTGGTGTATTCCCAGCGGTAGTTGCTGGATTACTATTACATGGTGTTATTAAAACATACTTATTTCAGCCATATACTGTCGTCATTGGACTTGTAGCAGGAGCAATTCTTATGATTTTTGCAGAAGTAAAAAAGACAGAAGCAACCGCCTATTCACTGGATGATTTAACCTACCGTCAAGCATTAACAATTGGATTATTTCAATGCTTAGCGGTATATCCTGGCTTCTCTAGAGCTGGCTCTACTATTTCTGGAGGGTTATTAGCGAAAGTAAATTATAAGACCGCATCTGAATTCTCTTTTCTCATTGCTCTTCCTGTAATGGTTGGAGCTACAGGCTTAGACTTATTAAAAAGTTGGAAGTATTTAAGCGTTGATGACATCCCTATGTTTGCGGTAGGATTCATTACCTCTTTTATAGTAGCAATGCTAGCCGTAGTAACTTTTTTGAAGCTTTTAGAGAAGATCGGTTTAAAACCTTTTGCATATTATCGTATTTTGCTGGCTATCTTATTTACGCTGTTCATATTGCTATAG
- a CDS encoding ABC transporter permease: MVNLLYTELLKLKRSNMFLISIIGAGVAPFLVVVASYIHIKTKQPTPTILFHQLFTEVNLYTTLIIGFPLYGVVIAYLFTREYTEDTLKHLLTIPVSRISFIISKFIILFLWIIMLTLVAWTLTLLLGLIGSFPGFSTILLLSSLVKFLICGGLLFLLSSPIVLLTVVMKTYVPPIILTVIITMINLMLVNSKHKDLFPWTATLDIANNELQPTYPPEYSYIIIAATAIFGFIATLFYFKRVDIH; the protein is encoded by the coding sequence TTGGTTAATCTGCTCTATACAGAACTATTAAAATTAAAACGTTCCAATATGTTTTTAATTAGCATTATCGGGGCTGGTGTCGCACCCTTCTTAGTGGTCGTAGCGTCTTATATACACATAAAAACAAAACAACCTACTCCAACTATTTTGTTCCATCAACTATTCACCGAAGTTAACTTATATACTACTTTAATTATAGGATTCCCCTTATATGGGGTAGTGATTGCTTATCTGTTTACCCGTGAATATACAGAAGATACACTAAAACATTTACTAACTATTCCAGTCTCACGCATTAGCTTTATTATAAGTAAGTTCATCATTCTCTTTCTTTGGATTATAATGCTTACTTTAGTCGCTTGGACACTAACTTTATTATTAGGGCTAATAGGTAGCTTCCCTGGATTTAGTACCATCTTACTCTTAAGCTCTCTCGTAAAATTTTTAATATGTGGTGGACTTCTCTTTCTATTGTCTTCACCTATTGTACTATTAACCGTTGTAATGAAGACCTATGTACCACCTATTATATTAACGGTCATTATTACAATGATTAACCTTATGCTCGTGAACTCTAAACATAAAGATCTATTTCCGTGGACCGCTACTCTAGATATCGCAAATAACGAATTACAACCCACATATCCACCAGAGTATTCTTATATCATCATTGCAGCAACAGCAATTTTCGGATTTATTGCAACACTATTCTATTTTAAGAGAGTAGATATTCATTAA
- a CDS encoding ABC transporter ATP-binding protein — protein sequence MSPIHTIIKTTNLTKVYGTQKSVDNLNINVQQGEVYGFIGRNGAGKTTTIRMLLSLIKPTSGNIEIFGEDLFQNQKNILRRIGSIVEVPGFYENLTAKENLLINAKIIGIHKKNAIEEALEIVGLQHETKKLVGKYSLGMKQRLGIARALLHYPELLILDEPTNGLDPIGIKEMRKLIKSLAQERNITILISSHILVEVEQLVDRMGIIHEGKLLEEVSLDTLRKTNRKYIEFQVNNDNRATMLLENHLQIFDYEVHDEGNIRIYSHFGQQGHINRTFVLNDVDVLKMAMSEDRLEDYFTNLVGGGTIG from the coding sequence GTGTCTCCTATACATACAATTATAAAAACGACTAACCTTACTAAAGTATATGGCACTCAAAAATCAGTAGATAATCTAAATATTAATGTTCAACAAGGAGAGGTTTATGGATTCATAGGACGCAACGGTGCGGGCAAAACAACAACCATACGTATGCTACTTAGCCTTATAAAGCCTACAAGTGGAAATATTGAAATATTCGGAGAAGACTTATTTCAAAATCAAAAAAATATTTTAAGAAGAATTGGTTCTATCGTTGAGGTTCCAGGGTTTTATGAAAACTTAACTGCAAAAGAAAACTTATTAATTAATGCAAAGATAATTGGGATCCACAAAAAGAATGCCATTGAAGAAGCATTAGAAATAGTAGGCTTACAGCATGAAACAAAAAAGTTAGTAGGAAAGTATTCTTTAGGAATGAAGCAGCGCTTAGGAATTGCACGTGCTCTTCTCCACTACCCTGAACTACTCATACTAGATGAACCAACTAATGGACTCGATCCAATCGGTATTAAAGAAATGCGAAAACTCATTAAATCTTTAGCTCAGGAAAGAAATATAACGATACTCATTTCTAGTCACATATTAGTTGAAGTAGAACAACTAGTCGATCGTATGGGAATTATCCATGAAGGAAAGTTACTAGAAGAAGTTTCTCTTGATACGCTACGCAAAACCAACCGTAAGTACATAGAATTTCAAGTGAATAATGACAATAGAGCCACGATGCTATTAGAAAATCATCTTCAAATTTTTGATTATGAAGTACATGATGAAGGGAATATTCGTATTTATTCTCATTTTGGACAGCAAGGACACATAAACAGAACGTTCGTTCTTAATGATGTCGATGTATTAAAAATGGCGATGAGCGAAGACAGATTAGAAGATTATTTCACCAATCTAGTTGGAGGTGGAACAATTGGTTAA
- a CDS encoding sensor histidine kinase — MKTDKTLFLISLQLIICGLLNIQMGPRVKMSLFITLILITTYLFFSRIQFIQNHKSMNTKLSRVLNGNLQTRLFTSNDRSLHHIVFSINELIAELEKVRIEAKRYEESRKQLLSSISHDIRTPLTSIIGYIDALKDGVAASEIEKQEYLKILYMKSNNLKHLVDEIFNMAKLDANEFPLKEEELDFSEVTREALIDFLPELSKHNIELQVLIPESTCPIIADHLSLMRIIGNLIKNAIYYGKDGKTVGIELLETNTEYELLIWDKGPGIPKHDLQNIFERMYRSEQSRTSSFGGSGLGLSISKALVERNGGHIWVESIPWKRTTFGFSIPKYTSFKK, encoded by the coding sequence TTGAAGACTGATAAAACCCTCTTCCTTATTTCATTACAACTTATCATTTGCGGACTTTTAAATATACAAATGGGCCCAAGAGTAAAAATGTCTTTATTTATTACCCTTATCTTAATTACAACTTATCTCTTCTTTTCAAGGATACAATTTATTCAAAATCACAAATCAATGAATACTAAATTAAGTCGTGTATTAAACGGAAATTTACAAACGAGATTATTCACAAGCAATGACCGTTCCTTACATCATATCGTTTTTTCAATAAACGAACTAATAGCTGAATTAGAAAAGGTTCGGATTGAAGCAAAAAGATACGAGGAATCTAGAAAACAACTTTTGTCTAGTATCTCGCATGATATCCGAACGCCACTCACCTCCATTATTGGATATATCGATGCTTTAAAAGATGGAGTAGCTGCTTCTGAAATAGAAAAGCAAGAATATCTTAAAATACTTTATATGAAATCAAATAACTTAAAACATCTAGTTGATGAAATATTCAATATGGCAAAGCTAGACGCCAATGAATTCCCACTAAAAGAAGAAGAACTCGACTTTTCTGAAGTTACTAGAGAAGCTTTAATCGATTTTTTACCTGAACTCTCAAAACATAATATCGAACTACAGGTTCTTATACCAGAATCTACTTGTCCTATCATCGCAGATCACCTTAGCCTTATGCGAATTATAGGTAATTTAATAAAAAATGCCATTTATTACGGAAAAGATGGGAAAACAGTAGGAATCGAACTACTAGAAACCAATACAGAATATGAACTTCTTATTTGGGACAAAGGCCCTGGCATTCCAAAACATGATTTACAAAACATATTTGAGCGAATGTACCGAAGCGAACAATCAAGAACCTCCTCTTTTGGTGGTAGCGGTCTCGGGCTTTCGATTTCTAAAGCGCTCGTGGAGAGAAATGGTGGGCATATATGGGTTGAAAGTATCCCATGGAAACGAACTACTTTTGGTTTTTCCATTCCAAAATACACTTCTTTTAAGAAATAG
- a CDS encoding response regulator transcription factor — MKDIRILIADDDKEIRNLLKIYLERELYMVDTAINGDEALQLFNQNNYNLVILDIMMPKVDGIEVCRKLRDKTNVPILMLTAKDHEVDKILGLSIGADDYITKPFSIHEVVARVKALMRRFLVLGSNNTVQEKTTLAFKGLTINLNTYTVHTNKEEINLTGKELELLKFFTSNPGQVFTKTQLFRNVWDDNYIEDDNTVMVHIRKLRKKIEIDPSNPKFIQTIWGIGYKFVGEKLED; from the coding sequence ATGAAAGATATACGTATTCTTATAGCAGACGATGATAAAGAAATTCGAAATTTATTAAAAATATATTTAGAACGAGAATTATATATGGTAGATACTGCGATTAACGGCGATGAAGCCTTGCAGTTATTTAATCAAAACAATTATAACCTCGTTATATTAGATATTATGATGCCAAAAGTAGATGGTATTGAAGTATGTAGAAAGCTTAGAGATAAAACTAACGTACCGATATTAATGCTGACCGCTAAAGATCACGAAGTTGATAAAATTTTAGGTTTAAGCATTGGCGCTGATGATTACATTACGAAACCTTTCAGCATTCACGAAGTGGTTGCACGAGTAAAAGCTCTTATGCGGCGTTTTTTAGTTCTTGGAAGTAACAATACCGTTCAAGAAAAAACAACTTTAGCTTTTAAAGGACTCACTATCAATTTAAATACATATACAGTTCATACAAATAAAGAGGAAATCAACTTAACCGGAAAAGAACTGGAACTATTAAAATTCTTTACTTCAAACCCAGGGCAAGTATTTACAAAAACGCAGCTCTTCCGAAATGTGTGGGACGATAATTATATAGAAGATGACAATACCGTTATGGTACATATTCGAAAACTTAGAAAGAAAATAGAAATCGATCCTTCTAATCCAAAATTCATTCAAACTATATGGGGAATTGGTTATAAGTTTGTAGGTGAAAAGCTTGAAGACTGA
- the purE gene encoding 5-(carboxyamino)imidazole ribonucleotide mutase, producing the protein MKSLVGVIMGSTSDWETMKFACDILDELNIPYEKKVVSAHRTPDYMFEYAETARERGLKVIIAGAGGAAHLPGMVAAKTNLPVIGVPVQSKALNGLDSLLSIVQMPGGVPVATVAIGKAGSTNAGLLAAQILGSFHDDIHDALELRREAIEKDVREGSELV; encoded by the coding sequence ATGAAATCACTAGTTGGAGTCATAATGGGAAGTACGTCAGACTGGGAAACAATGAAATTTGCTTGTGACATTTTAGATGAATTAAATATACCGTATGAGAAAAAAGTTGTATCCGCTCATCGGACTCCGGATTATATGTTTGAATATGCAGAGACGGCTCGTGAACGTGGATTGAAAGTTATTATTGCTGGAGCTGGTGGAGCAGCGCATTTACCAGGAATGGTTGCAGCGAAGACAAATCTTCCTGTAATTGGCGTTCCAGTTCAATCAAAAGCGTTAAACGGATTAGATTCATTATTATCCATCGTCCAAATGCCAGGAGGGGTTCCAGTTGCAACTGTTGCAATTGGTAAAGCTGGTTCAACAAATGCTGGATTACTTGCTGCACAAATACTTGGATCATTCCATGATGATATACATGATGCATTGGAATTGAGACGAGAAGCGATTGAAAAAGATGTGCGTGAAGGTAGTGAGCTAGTATGA
- the purK gene encoding 5-(carboxyamino)imidazole ribonucleotide synthase: MTRIILPGKTIGIIGGGQLGRMMALAAKEMGYKIAVLDPTKHSPCAQVADVEIVAPYDDLKAIQHLAEISDVVTYEFENIDYRCLQWLEKHAYLPQGSQLLNKTQNRFTEKNAIEKAGLPVATYRLVQNQEQLTKAIAELSYPSVLKTTTGGYDGKGQVVLRSEADVEKARNLANEAECILEKWVPFEKEVSAIVIRSVSGETKVFPVAENIHVNNILHESIVPARITEELSQKAIAYAKVLADELELVGTLAVEMFATANGEIYINELAPRPHNSGHYTQDACETSQFGQHIRAICNLPLGETNLLKPVVMVNILGEHIEGVLGQVNRLTGCYLHLYGKEEAKAQRKMGHVNILNDNIEVALEKAKSLHIWDHQEQLLEGKR; the protein is encoded by the coding sequence ATGACGAGAATCATTTTACCTGGAAAAACAATCGGCATTATTGGAGGCGGCCAGCTTGGAAGAATGATGGCATTGGCAGCTAAGGAGATGGGATATAAAATTGCTGTTTTAGATCCTACAAAGCATTCACCATGTGCACAAGTTGCTGATGTTGAAATTGTTGCACCATATGACGATTTAAAAGCAATTCAGCATTTAGCAGAGATAAGTGATGTTGTCACATATGAATTTGAGAATATTGATTATAGATGTTTACAATGGCTTGAAAAACATGCTTACTTACCACAAGGTAGTCAGTTGTTAAATAAAACGCAAAATCGTTTTACAGAAAAGAATGCAATTGAAAAAGCCGGGTTACCGGTAGCGACGTATAGATTAGTTCAAAATCAAGAGCAGCTTACTAAAGCGATTGCTGAGTTATCATATCCTTCCGTCTTAAAAACAACGACAGGTGGATATGATGGGAAAGGGCAAGTTGTTTTAAGAAGTGAAGCTGATGTTGAGAAGGCACGAAATCTTGCGAATGAAGCAGAATGCATTCTAGAAAAATGGGTGCCTTTTGAAAAAGAAGTATCAGCTATTGTCATTCGTAGTGTAAGTGGTGAAACGAAAGTGTTTCCAGTAGCGGAAAATATTCATGTGAATAACATTTTACATGAATCTATCGTTCCAGCTCGCATTACAGAAGAACTTTCTCAAAAAGCAATTGCTTACGCAAAGGTACTTGCGGATGAATTAGAACTTGTGGGAACACTAGCGGTAGAGATGTTTGCTACAGCTAATGGTGAGATTTACATTAATGAATTAGCACCAAGACCTCACAATTCAGGACACTATACACAGGATGCATGTGAAACGAGTCAATTTGGTCAACATATTCGAGCAATCTGTAATTTACCTCTTGGAGAAACAAATTTGTTAAAACCAGTTGTCATGGTAAACATTTTAGGCGAACATATAGAAGGGGTCCTAGGACAAGTGAATAGATTAACCGGGTGCTATTTACACTTGTATGGAAAAGAAGAAGCAAAAGCGCAGCGAAAAATGGGGCATGTTAATATTTTAAATGATAATATTGAAGTCGCTCTAGAAAAAGCGAAGAGTTTGCATATTTGGGACCATCAAGAACAACTGTTGGAGGGAAAAAGATGA
- the purB gene encoding adenylosuccinate lyase, which produces MINRYTRPEMGAIWTEENKFKAWLEVEILACEAWAELGDIPKEDVKKIREHASFDIDRIYEIEKETRHDVVAFTRAVSETPTLGEERKWVHYGLTSTDVVDTALSYILKQANEILLKDLENFVSILANKAKEHKYTIMMGRTHGVHAEPTTFGLKLGLWYEEMKRNVERFKQAADTVRVGKLSGAVGTYANIDPFVEKFVCENLGLEAAPISTQTLQRDRHAHYMSTLALIATSIEKMAVEIRGLQKSETREVEEAFAKGQKGSSAMPHKRNPIGSENMTGLARVIRGYMMTAYENVPLWHERDISHSSAERVILPDATIALNYMLNRFGNIVKNLTVYPENMKRNMTRTYGLIYSQRVMLTLIDKGMVREEAYDIVQPKAMEAWETQVQFKELVEADERITSKLTQEEINECFNYEHHMQHVDTIFERLGLNEA; this is translated from the coding sequence ATGATTAATCGTTATACACGCCCTGAAATGGGTGCTATTTGGACGGAAGAGAATAAATTTAAAGCATGGTTAGAAGTTGAGATTTTAGCTTGTGAAGCATGGGCTGAGCTTGGCGATATTCCAAAAGAAGATGTTAAAAAAATTCGTGAGCATGCATCATTTGATATTGATCGTATTTATGAAATTGAAAAAGAAACACGTCATGACGTAGTTGCTTTCACTCGTGCTGTATCAGAAACACCAACATTAGGTGAAGAACGCAAATGGGTTCATTACGGTTTAACATCTACAGACGTAGTAGATACAGCTTTATCTTACATCTTAAAACAAGCAAATGAAATCTTGTTAAAAGACTTAGAAAACTTCGTTAGCATTTTAGCTAACAAAGCGAAAGAGCATAAATACACGATTATGATGGGAAGAACGCACGGTGTTCATGCAGAGCCAACGACATTTGGTTTAAAACTTGGTCTTTGGTATGAAGAAATGAAACGTAACGTAGAGCGTTTCAAACAAGCTGCGGATACAGTTCGCGTTGGTAAATTATCTGGTGCAGTTGGTACATACGCGAACATTGATCCATTCGTAGAAAAATTTGTTTGTGAAAACTTAGGATTAGAAGCGGCACCAATTTCAACACAAACATTGCAACGTGATCGTCATGCACATTACATGTCAACACTTGCGCTAATCGCAACATCTATTGAAAAGATGGCAGTTGAGATTCGTGGTTTACAAAAGAGTGAAACACGTGAAGTTGAAGAGGCTTTCGCAAAAGGTCAAAAAGGTTCTTCTGCAATGCCACATAAACGTAATCCAATTGGATCTGAAAATATGACTGGTTTAGCTCGTGTTATCCGCGGTTATATGATGACGGCTTACGAGAATGTTCCATTATGGCATGAGCGCGACATTTCTCACTCTTCAGCAGAACGCGTAATTCTACCAGATGCTACAATCGCATTAAATTACATGTTAAATCGCTTTGGTAATATCGTTAAAAACTTAACTGTATACCCGGAGAATATGAAACGCAATATGACAAGAACATACGGCTTAATTTACTCTCAGCGCGTAATGCTTACACTAATCGACAAAGGTATGGTACGTGAAGAAGCTTATGATATCGTACAGCCTAAAGCGATGGAAGCTTGGGAAACACAAGTACAATTTAAAGAGCTTGTAGAAGCTGATGAGCGTATTACGAGCAAATTAACGCAAGAGGAAATTAACGAATGCTTCAACTATGAGCATCATATGCAACATGTTGATACAATCTTTGAACGCCTAGGATTAAACGAAGCGTAA
- the purC gene encoding phosphoribosylaminoimidazolesuccinocarboxamide synthase codes for MQKLELLYEGKAKRIYRTESADMVWVEYKDSATAFNGEKKETITGKGRLNNEITTLLFRKLQEVGIKTHFVEKLSETEQLVKKVSIIPLEVVTRNVIAGSLSKRLGMEEGTVLAEPIVEFYFKDDDLGDPLVTEDHIRVLNVASPEQVSVLRDMALQINQVLIEHFASCRVRLVDFKLEFGVTEEGEIILADEISPDTCRLWDETSNEKFDKDVFRRDLGNLTEAYEEILKRLGGISHV; via the coding sequence ATGCAAAAGCTAGAATTGCTGTATGAAGGTAAGGCAAAAAGAATTTATCGTACAGAATCAGCAGATATGGTTTGGGTAGAGTACAAAGATAGTGCGACTGCTTTCAATGGGGAGAAAAAAGAGACGATTACAGGAAAAGGTCGTTTGAACAATGAGATTACAACTTTATTGTTCAGAAAGTTACAAGAAGTAGGAATAAAAACACATTTTGTTGAGAAGTTATCTGAAACAGAGCAACTTGTAAAAAAAGTGAGTATTATTCCTTTAGAAGTTGTCACAAGAAATGTAATTGCAGGAAGCCTTTCAAAGCGATTAGGAATGGAAGAGGGAACTGTACTTGCAGAACCAATCGTAGAATTTTACTTCAAAGATGATGATTTAGGAGATCCGCTTGTAACGGAAGATCATATTCGTGTATTAAATGTTGCGTCACCAGAGCAAGTAAGCGTATTACGAGATATGGCTCTACAAATCAATCAAGTATTGATTGAGCATTTCGCAAGCTGTCGTGTAAGATTAGTAGATTTTAAATTAGAGTTTGGTGTAACGGAAGAAGGAGAAATCATATTAGCGGATGAGATCTCACCAGATACTTGCCGTTTATGGGATGAAACGAGCAATGAAAAGTTTGATAAAGACGTATTCCGTCGCGATCTTGGAAATTTAACAGAAGCTTATGAAGAGATTTTAAAACGTTTAGGGGGAATTTCACATGTATAA
- the purS gene encoding phosphoribosylformylglycinamidine synthase subunit PurS, translating into MYKVKVYVTLRESVLDPQGTAVKGALHSLSFTEVQDVRIGKYMELTIDKSVSDLDAKVKEMCEKLLANVVMEDFRYEVEEVVAQ; encoded by the coding sequence ATGTATAAAGTTAAGGTATATGTAACGTTAAGAGAAAGCGTATTAGATCCACAAGGAACAGCAGTAAAAGGGGCACTTCATAGTCTTTCATTTACAGAAGTACAGGATGTTCGAATCGGAAAGTACATGGAACTAACAATTGATAAATCTGTATCTGACCTTGACGCAAAGGTAAAGGAAATGTGTGAAAAATTATTAGCAAACGTTGTAATGGAAGACTTCCGTTATGAAGTTGAGGAGGTTGTCGCACAGTGA
- the purQ gene encoding phosphoribosylformylglycinamidine synthase subunit PurQ has translation MKFAVIVFPGSNCDVDMFHAIKDELGEEVDYVWHDKENLDEYDAILLPGGFSYGDYLRCGAISRFANAMKAVQKAAEQGKPILGVCNGFQILVESGLLPGALIRNENLKFMCRTVQLRVENNETMFTSQYEKDEVINIPIAHGEGNYYCDEVTLKQLEKNNQIAFRYVENPNGSVSDIAGIVNEKGNVLGMMPHPERAVDELLGGAEGLKVFQSILKQWRETYVVNA, from the coding sequence GTGAAATTTGCCGTAATAGTATTTCCGGGTTCGAACTGTGATGTCGATATGTTCCATGCAATTAAAGATGAGCTTGGTGAAGAAGTAGATTACGTTTGGCACGATAAAGAGAATTTAGATGAATATGATGCAATTTTACTACCTGGTGGATTCTCTTACGGTGACTATTTACGTTGTGGTGCTATTTCTCGCTTTGCTAACGCAATGAAAGCAGTGCAAAAAGCTGCTGAGCAAGGAAAACCAATTTTAGGAGTGTGTAATGGATTCCAGATTCTTGTTGAATCAGGATTACTACCAGGAGCACTAATAAGAAACGAAAACTTAAAATTTATGTGTCGCACGGTTCAGTTACGTGTTGAAAATAACGAAACGATGTTTACATCACAATATGAAAAAGATGAAGTAATCAATATTCCAATTGCACATGGTGAAGGGAATTACTATTGTGATGAAGTAACTCTTAAACAATTAGAAAAGAATAATCAAATCGCATTCCGTTATGTAGAAAATCCGAATGGTAGCGTTTCAGATATTGCTGGTATTGTAAATGAAAAGGGAAATGTACTTGGTATGATGCCACACCCAGAGCGTGCTGTAGATGAATTGCTTGGTGGTGCTGAAGGGTTAAAAGTCTTTCAATCTATCTTAAAACAGTGGAGGGAAACATATGTCGTTAATGCTTGA